Genomic segment of Syntrophorhabdaceae bacterium:
AAGACCCATCCCGAACAGGGCTTTCGAAGCTGTCTCGGGGTTATGCGCCTGGCACGACGATACGGGGAAGAGAGGTTGGAGGCTGCATGCAGACGAGCTCTTCTGCTGAAAGCTTACTCATACAAGAGTGTCGAATCAATCCTGAAGAACAACCTTGACGGAAAGACTCTCCTTTTAGAGACGCCTTCCGGCAATACTCTCCCCCATGAAAACATCAGAGGCAGAGCCTATTATGAACTTGACAAGGAGGACGCATATGTTGAACGAACAGACGATGGAGAAACTCTACGCGATGAAACTTGCCGGCATGGCAGAGGCATTGAAGGAACAATGGTCGCATCCCGCTGCGACCGATCTCTCATTTGAGGAGCGCTTCGGCATGCTCGTCGACGCAGAGCATCTCTTGAGGGAAAATGGGAGGATGAAACGGTTGCTTCACGGCGCCAGGCTCAAATTATCGGCCTCAATGGAAGACATCGATTACCGCACGCCCCGTGGTCTCGACAAATCCGTCATCCTAAGCCTTGGGACCTGTGGATGGATAGAGCGCCACCAGAACGTGATCATCATAGGACCGACAGGATCGGGAAAAACGTTTCTCTCCTGTGCTTTAGCCCACAAAGCCTGCCGCAAGGGGTTAAGCGCATACTACATGAGAACCCCGAAGCTCTCCTACACCCTTGCCATTGCCAGGGCGGATGGGAGCTATGCGAAAACCTTAACGAGACTTGCCAGGGCACGGGTTCTGGTCCTCGATGATTTTGGACTGTCACCCCTGACTGATCCGGAGCGGAGAGACCTCCTGGAGGTGATCGAAGACAGGCACGGTACGGCATCAACCATCATAGCGAGTCAGCTGCCCGTAGACCACTGGCATGAAATGATAGGCGATCCAACCATTGCCGATGCCCTGCTTGACAGGCTGGTTCACAACGCACATCGGATACACCTGAAAGGGGAATCGATGAGAAAGAGAAAAGCATCATTGACACACAAGGAAGAGATGGGGTAAGGTAGCAAAGAAACCATGCGTCGCCTGACGGCTCCGATCAGGGTGGCCGGGTCCATCATAATGACTGGCCGGCTTGCTTCGGAACAGGTGGCCGGGTTGAATCATAACACGTGGCCGACTTCATCGGAATACGCATTTTTATCATGCCCCAGGGTTATCGATTCTTTGTACATTACATCATTTATTTTCAACCGCAAATATTGTTCCATCATTATTCTTTTGAGAAATAGAGATGAAACCAGATACTTCTTATAAGTATATACATGTAAGTATTCAAAATAAATTAAAAAAATACATATTTAAAGTATGACATAGCTTTACCAGAATGATTTTAAGAAGCTCTGTGGCCGTTATCCTGTTATACCTTTTTTATATCGGTAATTCATATTGTATTTAATTCTGTACAATAAGTTTGCTTCGTGATCGTTATTATCTCTACCTTAAGCATGGTCGTAAGGGCGTCCTGGAGGATTATGGAGCAGGGACAATTGGTTTACACATTGACAACCTCTGGAGCAGGATCAGGACAAAGATGGCGGAAAGGAGAGTCCCCCCGCATCATCGACGCAACTATAAAGAAGGACAGTGCGGCAAGGTAACAAGTGCCGCCGTCGTTCTCTGAAAGCCTTGACGTTTATCACCTTCTTGTTGTAAGTATAATGGTGTAATGGTGCCACTGCAATTTCTGAAAACACAGAAAAAGATAGTTTAGGGGTAACTATTGGGGTAACTGAGAAAACAATAATTTGTAACTAATCAATATAATTATATTAATATAGTTCATTTAAACTCCCTCTCTCTCCGCCAAAACTCCCCGATCCTTATTGCTCATCGACCAAAAAGATGCTACCATAGAAAAAACAGGAATAACGAAATGGCGGTGAAAAAGGCAAAAAAGGAAAAGAACCTGCAGGGCCATTTTCAGGACATACTTGAGGCCGCCAGCCTTCTGGGCTCCAGTACGCTTCCCGAGAAGGTCATTGAGATGGTGCTTAACGATCTCAGTGAGAGACTCGGGAAAAGGGCCAGATGCGCCTTTCTTGAAGGAGATGATCTGACGCTCAGGTTCTGGGCCGGTGACCATGTCTGCCCGATAAAAGGGGTTCAGATACATAAAGACAGCATTGTCTGGGATGCCGTGAAGAAGGGCGTTGCCGTCAACCTGACAGATCCCCACCAGACGAACGGCTACAAGCACACGTTGAGCGCGCCGATCAAGGTCAAGGCCATTGTTCCGCTGGGCTATGTTGATCCCATGACACAGCAGGAGAACAAACTGGGGGTCTTGATTGTTGATTCAGGAAAAGAGGAGACCCCGATCTCGGCAGAGGACTTCCAGTACCTCCAGGTCATCGGACAGCTCATCAGCGCTATCATCGGGAGGGCAAAGCTTGTCCAGCAGCTCATGACCTCCTGCAGCCGGCAGGAGTCGATCCTGATGGAGACAACGCATAACTTCAGGAACCGCATCGTGGTCAT
This window contains:
- the istB gene encoding IS21-like element helper ATPase IstB: MLNEQTMEKLYAMKLAGMAEALKEQWSHPAATDLSFEERFGMLVDAEHLLRENGRMKRLLHGARLKLSASMEDIDYRTPRGLDKSVILSLGTCGWIERHQNVIIIGPTGSGKTFLSCALAHKACRKGLSAYYMRTPKLSYTLAIARADGSYAKTLTRLARARVLVLDDFGLSPLTDPERRDLLEVIEDRHGTASTIIASQLPVDHWHEMIGDPTIADALLDRLVHNAHRIHLKGESMRKRKASLTHKEEMG
- a CDS encoding GAF domain-containing protein encodes the protein MAVKKAKKEKNLQGHFQDILEAASLLGSSTLPEKVIEMVLNDLSERLGKRARCAFLEGDDLTLRFWAGDHVCPIKGVQIHKDSIVWDAVKKGVAVNLTDPHQTNGYKHTLSAPIKVKAIVPLGYVDPMTQQENKLGVLIVDSGKEETPISAEDFQYLQVIGQLISAIIGRAKLVQQLMTSCSRQESILMETTHNFRNRIVVIAGFSRQIAQMAQGTELAEKAIILQEEVKALESNLAVFEKYMSIKT